From a single Cyclobacterium marinum DSM 745 genomic region:
- a CDS encoding Gfo/Idh/MocA family protein: MKDNNSNERRSFIKTSALITGGAMLSPFTLPGAYAAGDDAIKIAVIGCGGRGTGAVFQAFETGQNIKLVAMADAFKDRLDQSHERILKKYGKDKVVVPEEKKFVGFDGYKHAMKDADVVIIATPPGFRPDHFEEAVRLEKQIFMEKPVATDAVGIRRILAAAKTAKAKKLNVVVGLQRHYQDNYIQTIDRIHNGQIGDIIGGQVFWNDGGVWVRERQPGQTEMEYQMRNWYYFNWLCGDHITEQHVHNLDVANWVKNSYPIKAEGTGGRTVRRGKDNGEIFDHHVVLFTYEDGTVIHSECRHFPGAHNRVDESFQGTKGKAYMNAGHVGKLTDLKGNSLYDHDGAGNANPYQVEHDKLFDAVVKGEYKYADAENAAKSTMTSILGRYATYSGKPVTWEEGINSNINLKPEKLAWDAMPKVLPNEDGFYPYAVPGQTKVI, from the coding sequence ATGAAAGACAATAATAGTAACGAAAGAAGAAGTTTTATTAAAACTTCTGCTTTAATTACCGGAGGAGCAATGCTAAGCCCTTTCACTTTACCCGGCGCCTATGCTGCAGGAGATGATGCAATAAAAATCGCAGTAATTGGATGTGGTGGTAGAGGAACAGGAGCAGTGTTTCAGGCATTTGAAACCGGACAAAACATCAAACTTGTCGCCATGGCAGATGCCTTTAAGGATCGTTTGGATCAAAGCCATGAGCGTATCCTAAAAAAATATGGAAAGGATAAAGTAGTCGTTCCTGAAGAAAAGAAATTTGTAGGATTTGATGGTTACAAACATGCAATGAAAGATGCGGATGTTGTAATTATTGCTACACCTCCAGGCTTTAGGCCTGATCATTTTGAGGAGGCTGTCCGTCTCGAAAAACAAATTTTCATGGAAAAACCTGTAGCTACAGATGCTGTAGGTATCCGCCGAATCTTAGCTGCTGCCAAAACTGCCAAAGCAAAAAAATTGAATGTGGTGGTTGGGCTTCAAAGACATTATCAAGACAATTACATCCAAACCATTGACAGAATTCACAATGGTCAAATAGGTGATATCATTGGTGGCCAGGTATTCTGGAATGATGGAGGTGTATGGGTAAGGGAGCGCCAGCCCGGACAAACAGAAATGGAATACCAGATGAGAAATTGGTATTATTTCAATTGGCTTTGTGGTGATCACATCACTGAACAGCATGTACACAACTTAGATGTGGCCAACTGGGTTAAAAATAGTTATCCAATTAAAGCCGAGGGAACAGGAGGAAGAACAGTTAGGAGAGGCAAGGATAATGGGGAGATTTTTGACCATCACGTGGTTCTTTTTACTTACGAAGATGGCACTGTCATCCACAGTGAATGTCGTCATTTCCCAGGTGCTCACAACCGAGTGGACGAAAGCTTCCAAGGAACAAAAGGCAAGGCCTATATGAATGCCGGACATGTGGGTAAACTAACAGACTTGAAGGGAAATAGCCTTTATGACCATGATGGTGCGGGCAATGCCAACCCATACCAAGTGGAGCATGATAAATTATTTGATGCAGTAGTGAAAGGCGAATACAAATACGCTGATGCTGAAAATGCAGCAAAAAGCACAATGACCTCCATCTTGGGAAGATATGCCACCTACTCCGGCAAACCTGTTACCTGGGAAGAAGGCATCAACTCTAACATAAACCTAAAACCTGAAAAGCTGGCTTGGGATGCAATGCCTAAAGTGCTTCCAAACGAAGATGGATTTTATCCTTATGCTGTACCAGGACAAACCAAAGTAATTTAA
- a CDS encoding Fur family transcriptional regulator, protein MANKTAEILKDNKLRVTSCRREVLNTFLVRKIALSHADLEDALKDNFDRVTIYRTLKTFLENDLVHKVLDDTGAAKYALCNHGTDEAHHDHEHVHFKCEKCGNTSCLEDISLPKISLPKGYNPKEMSLLIQGTCNKCK, encoded by the coding sequence ATGGCTAATAAAACGGCTGAAATATTAAAAGACAATAAACTACGGGTAACGAGCTGTAGAAGAGAGGTGCTCAATACATTTCTAGTTAGAAAGATTGCATTGTCTCACGCTGATCTTGAAGATGCGCTGAAGGATAATTTTGATAGGGTTACCATATATAGGACGCTTAAAACCTTTCTAGAAAATGACCTTGTGCATAAGGTATTGGATGATACCGGCGCAGCAAAATATGCATTGTGCAATCATGGTACAGATGAAGCGCATCACGACCATGAGCATGTCCATTTTAAATGTGAAAAGTGTGGGAATACCAGTTGCTTGGAAGATATCTCCTTGCCTAAAATTTCCTTGCCAAAAGGATATAATCCCAAAGAGATGAGCCTCCTAATCCAAGGGACGTGCAATAAATGTAAATAA
- a CDS encoding hydroxypyruvate isomerase family protein, which produces MERRKFIRNVSLGTAAAGMVGVGTNQTVQAASTKADATFNLDYAPHFGMFKNLAGDDLLDQITYMHERGFRSLEDNGMMKRTPAMQEKIGNHLAKLGMTMGVFVLDKGGNGANTLAAGKQEHVDVFLDGCKKAVEVAKRVNAKWTTVVPGNFQRNLPLDIQNANVIEALRKGAEILEPHGLTMVLEPLSDNPDLYLRYSPQTYLVCKGVNSPSCKILYDIYHQQKNEGHLITLMEMCWDEIAYIQIGDNPGRKEPGTGEINFQNVFKYIYEKGYKGVCGMEHGNFGSGKEGEEAVIQAYRKADSFL; this is translated from the coding sequence ATGGAAAGAAGAAAATTCATTCGAAACGTATCCTTAGGTACAGCCGCAGCAGGAATGGTGGGTGTAGGGACTAATCAGACCGTTCAGGCGGCCTCCACAAAAGCAGATGCTACATTCAACCTGGACTATGCCCCTCATTTTGGTATGTTCAAAAATCTTGCAGGAGATGACCTGCTTGATCAAATTACCTACATGCATGAGCGAGGCTTTAGAAGTCTAGAAGACAATGGCATGATGAAAAGAACGCCTGCCATGCAGGAGAAAATTGGCAATCATCTGGCCAAACTGGGGATGACCATGGGTGTCTTTGTTCTAGATAAAGGAGGAAATGGTGCCAATACACTGGCTGCTGGTAAGCAGGAACATGTAGATGTATTTCTTGACGGTTGCAAAAAAGCTGTAGAAGTTGCCAAAAGGGTCAATGCAAAATGGACAACAGTGGTACCTGGAAATTTCCAAAGGAATTTACCCTTGGACATACAAAATGCCAATGTCATTGAAGCCCTAAGAAAAGGAGCTGAAATCCTAGAACCACATGGCTTAACAATGGTGCTTGAACCACTAAGTGATAACCCTGACTTATACCTCAGGTATTCCCCACAAACCTACCTTGTATGTAAAGGAGTAAATAGTCCTAGCTGTAAAATTCTCTATGATATTTACCATCAGCAAAAAAACGAGGGGCATCTTATTACATTAATGGAAATGTGTTGGGATGAAATTGCTTACATACAAATAGGAGATAATCCTGGTAGAAAAGAACCCGGAACTGGAGAAATCAACTTTCAAAATGTCTTTAAATACATTTATGAAAAAGGATACAAAGGAGTTTGTGGCATGGAACACGGCAATTTTGGCTCCGGAAAAGAGGGCGAGGAAGCTGTAATCCAAGCCTACAGAAAAGCAGATAGCTTTTTATAG
- a CDS encoding MBOAT family O-acyltransferase, which yields MLFNSIEFLIFLPLVFFIYWFLFPKNLKLQNLWILIASYVFYGWWDYRFLSLIFFSSLVDFLIGIQLNKRQKINQRKFLLFISLAVNLGFLGFFKYYNFFAESFADAFTLLGNTMDPSRLNIILPVGISFYTFQTMSYTIDVYRKKMAPVSEPIAFFAYVSFFPQLVAGPIERATNLLPQFFKNRDFNYTKACDGLRQILWGLFKKIVIADNCAIYVNDIFNDYQSFSGFTLLLGGVLFAFQIYGDFSGYSDIAIGTSRLFGFDLKKNFAFPYFSRDIAEFWRRWHISLSTWFRDYLYIPLGGSRDGHAIRNIFIIFIVSGFWHGANWTFLFWGLLNATFYLPLLLSNKNRVHTSDTVAAGKYLPSIRETLQMGITFFLIVIAWIFFRADSLFMAFDYISIIFSPKFFVLPIQDFWSMNTGNHLIYLFFLLIGFILVEWFQREKNHGLELNSQKLPKPVRWAFYYVVIIFCFIMNGVQQEFIYFQF from the coding sequence ATGTTATTCAATTCAATTGAATTCCTAATTTTTTTACCACTAGTATTTTTCATTTATTGGTTTCTATTCCCTAAGAATTTAAAGCTTCAAAACCTATGGATTTTGATAGCCAGTTATGTCTTCTATGGCTGGTGGGATTACCGTTTTTTATCGCTGATTTTTTTCAGTTCGTTAGTAGATTTTTTGATAGGGATACAGCTAAACAAACGTCAAAAAATTAACCAAAGAAAGTTTCTACTGTTTATAAGTTTGGCAGTTAACCTCGGGTTTTTGGGCTTTTTTAAATACTATAATTTTTTCGCAGAAAGTTTTGCTGATGCTTTTACTTTATTAGGCAATACCATGGATCCTTCTCGGCTAAACATTATTTTACCGGTAGGTATTAGTTTTTACACCTTCCAAACAATGAGTTACACCATTGATGTATACCGGAAAAAGATGGCTCCCGTTTCAGAACCAATTGCATTTTTTGCTTACGTAAGCTTTTTCCCCCAGCTCGTAGCAGGCCCGATTGAAAGAGCAACGAACCTTCTGCCACAATTCTTTAAAAATAGAGATTTTAACTACACAAAAGCCTGCGACGGTTTGCGACAAATACTCTGGGGCTTATTCAAAAAGATTGTTATTGCAGATAATTGTGCGATTTATGTAAATGACATTTTCAATGATTACCAATCTTTTTCAGGTTTCACCTTATTATTGGGTGGGGTATTATTCGCCTTTCAGATTTACGGAGATTTTTCCGGTTACTCAGATATAGCAATCGGTACATCTCGCCTTTTCGGGTTTGATTTAAAAAAGAATTTTGCTTTCCCTTATTTCTCCCGCGACATTGCTGAATTCTGGCGAAGGTGGCACATCTCCCTTTCTACTTGGTTTAGGGATTATCTATACATACCTCTTGGAGGAAGCAGGGACGGTCATGCTATTAGAAATATCTTTATTATATTTATTGTCAGTGGTTTTTGGCATGGAGCCAATTGGACATTTCTTTTTTGGGGTTTATTAAATGCTACCTTTTATCTCCCATTATTGTTGTCCAATAAGAACAGAGTGCATACATCTGACACCGTAGCCGCAGGCAAATACCTCCCAAGTATTAGAGAAACTCTTCAAATGGGAATCACCTTTTTTCTAATTGTCATTGCTTGGATATTTTTTAGGGCAGATAGCCTTTTCATGGCATTTGACTACATATCCATCATTTTTTCGCCAAAATTCTTTGTCTTGCCCATTCAAGATTTTTGGAGCATGAATACCGGTAATCATTTAATATATCTTTTCTTTTTGCTAATAGGCTTCATTCTTGTAGAATGGTTCCAAAGAGAAAAGAATCACGGGCTTGAACTCAATTCCCAAAAATTACCCAAACCGGTGAGGTGGGCATTTTACTACGTGGTTATTATTTTTTGCTTCATTATGAATGGGGTACAACAAGAATTCATTTATTTTCAATTTTAA
- a CDS encoding sodium:solute symporter family protein translates to MNISILDWAIIISFFVISMLIGVFASKTAGKNAKEFFLSGRNMPWWLLGVSMVATTFSADTPNLVTDIVRKNGVSGNWVWWAFLLTGMLTVFVYAKLWRRSEVTTDLEFYELRYGGKGAAFLRAFRALYLGVFFNVVIMATVSLAAIKIFGVMLGLSSWETLLIVSVVTVFYSSLGGLKGVLLTDFFQFFIAMAGAFGAAIYIVSLPEIGSLDALLTHPNVSDKLNIIPDFSDWNLLIPLFIMPLAIQWWATWYPGAEPGGGGYIAQRMLSAKDEKNAIGATLLFNVTHYAIRPWPWIIIALASLIIFPQLSDMQAAFPNIEESKLGDDLAYSAMLTFLPKGLIGIVLASLIAAVMSTLSTHLNWGSSYVVNDFYSRFVKPDASDKELVAVGRISTVGLMVLAALLATVLSNALEAFNILLQIGAGTGLIFILRWFWWRINAYTEISAMIVSFIVAIYFESIHNKLGFYPIPDDMAYLKLLLGVSITTITWVAVTLLTKPEDDEVLLAFYKKVRPASHGWKKLLAKYPDVKEEFGQLPMEIGLMLIASIMVYAALFGVGFWIYGETLPAIIASVIAVAGGVLVFRGWKKMR, encoded by the coding sequence ATGAATATTTCAATCCTTGATTGGGCCATCATTATTTCATTTTTTGTTATCTCTATGTTAATAGGAGTTTTTGCCTCTAAAACAGCAGGTAAGAACGCTAAAGAATTCTTCCTTTCCGGAAGGAATATGCCATGGTGGCTTTTAGGTGTCAGTATGGTTGCCACCACTTTTTCTGCAGATACGCCAAACTTAGTAACAGATATTGTAAGAAAAAATGGCGTTTCCGGCAACTGGGTGTGGTGGGCTTTCTTGTTGACAGGAATGTTGACAGTTTTTGTCTATGCCAAACTGTGGAGACGTTCTGAGGTGACCACCGATCTGGAATTTTATGAATTGAGGTATGGTGGAAAAGGTGCTGCTTTTTTAAGAGCGTTTAGGGCCTTGTATTTGGGAGTCTTTTTCAATGTTGTAATCATGGCGACAGTTTCTTTGGCTGCGATTAAGATCTTCGGGGTAATGCTTGGTCTTAGTTCTTGGGAGACGCTTTTAATTGTTTCTGTTGTAACTGTGTTTTATAGTTCATTGGGCGGTTTGAAAGGAGTTTTACTTACCGACTTTTTCCAATTTTTCATTGCCATGGCCGGTGCATTTGGCGCCGCTATTTATATAGTAAGCCTTCCTGAAATTGGAAGCCTTGATGCCTTGCTTACCCACCCAAATGTTTCTGATAAGTTAAATATCATACCCGATTTTAGCGATTGGAATTTACTTATTCCTCTATTTATTATGCCTTTGGCAATTCAGTGGTGGGCCACATGGTACCCAGGAGCTGAGCCGGGAGGTGGAGGATACATCGCGCAAAGGATGTTGTCTGCCAAGGATGAAAAGAATGCCATTGGTGCCACACTGTTATTCAATGTGACTCATTATGCCATTCGCCCATGGCCTTGGATTATCATAGCATTGGCTTCGCTAATAATATTTCCTCAGTTGAGTGACATGCAAGCAGCCTTCCCAAATATTGAAGAAAGTAAATTAGGGGATGATTTGGCTTATTCTGCGATGTTAACTTTCCTTCCAAAAGGACTGATTGGGATTGTACTTGCTTCGTTGATTGCTGCTGTTATGTCCACACTATCTACCCACCTTAATTGGGGTTCTTCCTATGTTGTTAATGACTTTTATTCAAGGTTTGTTAAACCGGATGCTTCGGACAAAGAACTAGTAGCAGTAGGTAGAATTTCGACCGTAGGTTTAATGGTGCTTGCCGCATTGTTGGCGACGGTGCTTTCCAATGCATTGGAAGCCTTTAATATCTTGTTACAAATTGGAGCCGGTACCGGATTAATATTTATTCTTAGATGGTTTTGGTGGAGAATTAATGCCTATACTGAGATTTCGGCAATGATTGTATCCTTTATTGTAGCCATATATTTTGAATCTATTCACAATAAATTAGGCTTCTATCCGATCCCTGATGATATGGCTTACCTTAAATTACTATTGGGTGTTTCCATTACCACCATTACTTGGGTTGCAGTTACTTTATTGACCAAACCTGAGGATGATGAAGTCTTGCTTGCCTTTTATAAAAAAGTTAGGCCTGCATCCCATGGTTGGAAAAAACTGTTGGCCAAATATCCTGATGTCAAGGAGGAGTTTGGTCAATTGCCAATGGAGATTGGCTTGATGCTAATCGCTTCAATTATGGTTTATGCCGCCTTATTTGGTGTAGGATTCTGGATTTATGGGGAAACACTACCTGCGATCATTGCCTCTGTGATAGCGGTAGCCGGGGGTGTTCTTGTATTTAGAGGATGGAAAAAAATGAGATAA
- a CDS encoding phosphotransferase enzyme family protein, protein MKETILDALKSAYALDEGQMVANRFGSGHIHKTYKVDGPNKSYILQEFNDTVFKYPERISNNLGYLLENFDPAKLPFVLPLPIPNRKGKLFTTLDGGQYRLFPFVTGLTRDDIEQKEQAEIAAEAFAYFVKVFSKTDPGKLQDTIQDFHNLEWRYEQFDKALKNPAIKIDKETEEMIVYYEARKELLKQFRIYRDQLPLRATHNDTKINNLIFSEDLKKVNAVIDLDTIMAGFVFYDFGDLARTVACTRDESSLDWGNIHVDMVKYEGLLEGFYTVLAGQITEKEMESIPFGAEMMTLIMGLRFLTDHLMGNVYYQVDYKEQNLHRSKNQAELLTAFMGKRPEIQALESRLKKKFL, encoded by the coding sequence ATGAAAGAAACAATATTAGATGCCTTAAAATCTGCTTACGCGTTAGACGAAGGCCAAATGGTAGCCAATAGATTCGGTTCGGGTCACATTCATAAGACTTATAAAGTGGATGGCCCCAACAAATCCTATATTTTACAAGAATTTAACGACACTGTTTTTAAATACCCCGAGCGAATTTCAAATAACCTCGGCTATCTTTTGGAAAATTTTGACCCAGCTAAACTTCCTTTTGTGTTGCCTTTACCTATTCCCAACCGGAAAGGTAAATTATTTACTACATTGGACGGTGGGCAATACCGGCTTTTCCCTTTCGTAACAGGGCTCACCAGAGATGATATAGAACAAAAAGAACAAGCAGAAATCGCTGCGGAAGCTTTTGCTTACTTTGTCAAAGTATTTTCTAAAACAGACCCCGGCAAGCTCCAAGATACCATTCAAGATTTTCATAATTTAGAATGGCGCTATGAGCAATTTGACAAAGCCTTAAAAAACCCTGCCATTAAAATTGACAAGGAAACGGAGGAGATGATCGTTTATTATGAGGCCAGAAAGGAGTTATTGAAGCAGTTTAGAATTTATCGTGATCAGTTGCCACTTAGGGCTACTCATAATGACACTAAAATCAACAACCTCATCTTCAGTGAAGACCTTAAGAAGGTCAATGCAGTAATCGATCTGGACACCATCATGGCAGGCTTTGTATTTTATGATTTCGGGGACCTTGCCCGTACCGTTGCTTGTACCAGAGATGAGTCTTCATTGGATTGGGGCAACATTCATGTGGACATGGTTAAATATGAAGGGTTGCTTGAAGGCTTTTATACCGTATTGGCCGGGCAGATTACTGAAAAGGAAATGGAATCGATTCCGTTTGGAGCAGAAATGATGACCCTTATCATGGGCCTGCGCTTTTTAACGGACCATTTGATGGGCAATGTATATTATCAGGTAGATTATAAAGAACAAAACCTTCACCGGTCTAAAAACCAAGCAGAATTGCTCACGGCATTTATGGGGAAAAGACCTGAAATCCAAGCGCTTGAATCTCGACTGAAAAAAAAGTTTCTGTGA
- a CDS encoding formylglycine-generating enzyme family protein, giving the protein MLKLLKRTLFLGSISSVLFLASAYQSIENFEPYSQEIPGTGISFDMVPIPEGSFKMGSSDGASDEAPVHEVKIDPFWMASHETTWDLYELFLDKSFEASSSEGPLTPEIDGLTRPSIPYLDMTFGMGKEHKPAIAMTQYGAIQFCRWLYLKTGVFFRLPTEAEWEYAARAGTKTKYFFGDDPSKLGEYAWYKDNSEGTTHKIGQKKPNPWGLYDILGNVNEWTMDHYEANAYSNRGAKAENPINLSEELYPKVIRGGSYDDSPAEMTSSKRAASTPEWKRIDPQIPKSQWWFPEAPFLGMRIIRPLTPPSKEYIEKYYGTEPMEDY; this is encoded by the coding sequence ATGTTAAAATTATTAAAAAGAACTTTATTTTTGGGTTCTATTTCATCGGTCTTGTTTCTTGCAAGCGCTTATCAATCCATTGAAAACTTTGAACCCTATTCACAAGAAATTCCAGGAACAGGAATCTCATTTGATATGGTACCTATCCCTGAAGGGAGCTTCAAAATGGGAAGCAGTGATGGTGCATCAGATGAAGCCCCTGTTCACGAAGTAAAAATAGATCCATTTTGGATGGCTTCTCATGAGACCACTTGGGATCTTTACGAATTATTTTTAGACAAGAGCTTTGAGGCTTCCTCAAGTGAAGGTCCTTTGACACCAGAAATCGATGGATTGACAAGACCTTCTATTCCCTATTTAGACATGACCTTCGGAATGGGTAAAGAGCACAAACCGGCAATAGCCATGACCCAATATGGTGCCATTCAATTCTGTAGGTGGTTGTACCTCAAAACCGGTGTGTTTTTCCGTCTACCTACAGAGGCCGAATGGGAATATGCCGCCCGTGCCGGCACCAAGACCAAATACTTTTTTGGAGACGACCCTTCTAAATTGGGCGAGTATGCCTGGTACAAAGACAATAGTGAAGGCACCACTCATAAAATTGGGCAAAAGAAACCAAATCCATGGGGATTGTATGACATCTTAGGTAATGTCAACGAATGGACCATGGATCATTATGAAGCCAATGCCTATTCTAATCGAGGAGCCAAGGCAGAAAATCCAATCAATTTGTCAGAAGAACTATACCCTAAAGTGATAAGAGGAGGAAGCTATGACGACAGCCCTGCAGAAATGACCAGTAGTAAGCGGGCAGCAAGTACACCGGAGTGGAAAAGAATAGACCCACAAATTCCAAAAAGCCAATGGTGGTTTCCTGAAGCTCCATTCTTAGGAATGAGGATAATCAGACCCCTTACACCGCCTAGCAAAGAATATATAGAAAAATACTATGGCACTGAGCCAATGGAAGATTATTAA
- the recG gene encoding ATP-dependent DNA helicase RecG, whose protein sequence is MSGFFDTKIEYLKGVGPQKAALINKELDIFTFGEMLQHYPFRYEDRTKYYKINEIRADLQQVQLVGAISSLEIIGDGRKKRLVAQFRDESGGIELTWFKGIQWVSKRLVKGVPMVVFGKPQQFGRKISIAHPEIEPLTNKQEKETSFQPVYPTTEKLRSRYLDSKGISKIMETLLPLVLPKVPETLPLSLCQSLRLERKQVALKEIHFPSGHQALKKALFRLKFEEFFFLQLRLLKMNLARTEKFRGKVLDKTGLLTKFYKEFLPFDLTNAQKRVIKEIYSNLKSGLQMNRLVQGDVGSGKTIVAFICLLVAVDSGFQTCLMAPTEILATQHYEGLKGFSEQMGLKIALLTGSTNKKNRAIIHEALKSGELNLLVGTHALLEDVVVFKQLGLAIIDEQHRFGVAQRAKLWGKNSDFYPHVLVMTATPIPRTLAMTVYGDLDISVIDELPAGRKAIQTVHRYDKDRLKVFGFLKKEIAKGRQVYIVYPLIEDSEKSDLKSLMDGYESICRAFPELPVGILHGNMKPADKEFEMNRFVKDETKIMVATTVIEVGVNVPNASVMVIENAERFGLSQLHQLRGRVGRGSDQSYCILMSKYELSKDSRVRLDTMVRTNDGFEIADVDLRLRGPGDLAGTQQSGITDLKIADIGKDSDILVQARASAQAILEKDPHLIEMENKPIADQLSRLRKNEMNWSRIS, encoded by the coding sequence TTGTCCGGATTCTTTGATACTAAAATCGAATACCTGAAAGGCGTTGGTCCACAAAAGGCAGCGCTAATCAATAAAGAGTTGGATATTTTCACTTTTGGTGAAATGTTACAACATTATCCTTTTAGGTATGAAGACCGGACCAAATATTATAAAATAAATGAAATTCGAGCCGATCTTCAGCAAGTACAGCTTGTAGGTGCCATTTCCTCTTTAGAAATCATCGGTGATGGAAGAAAAAAAAGGCTCGTTGCTCAATTTAGGGATGAATCCGGAGGCATTGAATTGACATGGTTTAAAGGCATACAGTGGGTAAGTAAAAGATTGGTCAAAGGGGTGCCTATGGTAGTCTTTGGAAAACCCCAGCAATTTGGCAGAAAAATCAGCATAGCACATCCTGAAATAGAACCACTTACCAATAAACAGGAGAAAGAGACAAGTTTCCAACCTGTTTATCCCACCACAGAGAAATTAAGAAGTCGATACCTAGACAGTAAAGGCATTTCCAAAATAATGGAAACCCTGTTGCCGTTGGTCTTACCTAAAGTTCCGGAAACTTTGCCTCTTTCTCTGTGCCAGTCATTGCGCTTGGAACGAAAACAGGTTGCACTAAAGGAAATTCACTTTCCCTCCGGCCACCAAGCATTAAAAAAAGCTCTTTTCCGTTTGAAATTTGAAGAGTTCTTTTTCTTACAACTTCGTTTATTAAAAATGAACCTTGCCAGAACTGAGAAATTTAGGGGGAAGGTTTTGGACAAAACGGGCTTGCTGACTAAGTTTTACAAAGAATTTCTTCCATTCGACCTTACAAATGCGCAAAAAAGAGTTATTAAGGAAATTTATAGCAACCTGAAATCCGGCCTTCAAATGAACCGACTGGTCCAGGGAGATGTAGGCTCTGGAAAAACCATTGTTGCTTTTATTTGCCTTTTGGTGGCTGTCGATTCAGGGTTTCAAACCTGCCTAATGGCCCCTACAGAGATATTAGCTACCCAGCACTATGAGGGCTTGAAAGGGTTTTCGGAACAAATGGGCTTGAAAATTGCGTTACTAACCGGGTCTACCAATAAGAAAAATAGGGCAATCATTCATGAAGCTTTAAAATCGGGAGAGTTGAACCTCTTGGTAGGTACCCATGCGCTATTGGAAGATGTGGTGGTATTTAAGCAGTTAGGTTTGGCCATTATTGATGAGCAACATCGATTTGGGGTGGCCCAAAGGGCGAAATTATGGGGTAAAAACAGTGATTTTTACCCACATGTGCTGGTAATGACTGCTACTCCTATTCCCAGAACCCTTGCCATGACGGTGTATGGAGATCTGGATATTTCTGTAATTGATGAACTGCCGGCAGGAAGAAAGGCCATACAGACAGTTCACCGATATGACAAAGATCGGCTCAAGGTTTTTGGATTTTTGAAAAAAGAAATAGCAAAAGGTCGACAGGTGTATATCGTATATCCTTTGATTGAAGATTCAGAAAAAAGCGATCTCAAAAGCCTGATGGATGGGTACGAAAGCATTTGCCGGGCATTCCCTGAACTGCCCGTTGGCATATTACATGGCAATATGAAGCCCGCTGATAAGGAGTTTGAGATGAATCGATTTGTCAAAGATGAAACAAAAATAATGGTAGCTACCACGGTCATCGAAGTAGGGGTAAACGTACCAAACGCATCAGTAATGGTGATCGAAAATGCCGAAAGGTTTGGTTTGTCTCAACTCCATCAATTGCGAGGCAGGGTAGGAAGAGGGTCAGACCAATCTTATTGCATATTAATGAGTAAATATGAGCTTAGCAAGGACAGTAGGGTAAGGCTAGATACCATGGTGAGAACCAACGATGGATTTGAGATTGCTGATGTGGACCTTAGACTACGTGGCCCGGGGGATTTGGCAGGCACCCAGCAGTCGGGAATTACAGACTTAAAGATTGCAGACATTGGCAAAGACAGCGATATTTTGGTACAAGCAAGGGCTTCAGCACAAGCCATTCTGGAGAAAGACCCACACCTAATTGAAATGGAAAACAAACCTATCGCCGATCAACTCTCCAGACTTAGAAAGAATGAAATGAATTGGAGTAGGATCTCCTGA
- a CDS encoding YcxB family protein, translated as MIVKTKKYKLETGTYIKQGLMNILKEQWWVVLIAIAIACGYFWIPSWWWISMAILAYVLYWLFWVIQFAGVTQMEQNKVMFEKLSYEIDSRQILMKINSKQGMPIKWEMVKDAQIKDDAYILVLSKAQFIHLPFKIFNSQNEVKFVETILKRKGYLA; from the coding sequence ATGATCGTAAAGACAAAGAAATATAAACTGGAAACAGGCACCTATATCAAACAAGGGTTGATGAATATTTTAAAGGAGCAATGGTGGGTAGTTTTGATCGCAATTGCCATCGCTTGTGGCTATTTTTGGATCCCTTCTTGGTGGTGGATAAGTATGGCTATTTTGGCCTATGTTTTATATTGGCTTTTTTGGGTAATACAATTTGCAGGGGTGACCCAAATGGAGCAAAATAAAGTCATGTTTGAAAAGCTTTCCTATGAAATTGATAGTAGGCAGATTCTTATGAAAATCAATAGCAAGCAAGGAATGCCAATCAAATGGGAAATGGTAAAAGATGCCCAGATTAAAGACGATGCTTATATTCTTGTGTTGTCCAAGGCACAATTTATTCATCTTCCTTTCAAGATTTTCAATTCCCAGAATGAAGTTAAATTTGTAGAAACTATATTGAAAAGAAAAGGTTATTTAGCCTAA